Proteins encoded in a region of the Vibrio ponticus genome:
- a CDS encoding DUF2750 domain-containing protein codes for MSKLTADIEANLALFVEETKTNQLVWGLRNEEGWLSCDSTEFEESEVMPFWSSKEDAQAHNVEEWADFEVLEIPLDIFVEDWLLTLDEDGVLVGTNWNAQLEGKEVEPSQLAKMYL; via the coding sequence ATGAGCAAACTAACAGCAGACATTGAAGCAAATTTGGCGCTTTTTGTTGAAGAAACCAAAACGAATCAATTGGTTTGGGGTCTTCGCAACGAAGAAGGCTGGCTGTCTTGCGACTCTACTGAGTTTGAAGAAAGCGAAGTGATGCCTTTCTGGTCTTCTAAAGAAGATGCTCAGGCACACAACGTTGAAGAGTGGGCTGATTTCGAAGTATTAGAAATTCCTCTTGATATCTTTGTTGAAGATTGGCTACTAACTCTAGATGAAGATGGCGTACTAGTCGGTACAAACTGGAACGCTCAGCTTGAAGGCAAAGAAGTTGAGCCATCTCAACTGGCAAAAATGTACCTTTAA